The region ACCCACGCATTGTGGTGGGTGATTTCACCTATTATTCCAATTTCAAAGAGGTAGAAGATTACGCGGCAGAAATTGCGCCGTACCTGTTCCCCCTGAGCCTTGAAAAGCTCATTATCGGCAAATTTGTTCAGATGGCGCATGGTTCCCGTTTCGTCACAAGTACGGCCAACCATAACATGAGTGGCTTTTCCACGTACCCTTTCAACAACTTCACGATGACATCAAAGACAACCAGGGAAGACATCCAAGCAATGTTCGATACACCGGATAGAAAGGGAGACACCATAGTGGGGAATGATGTGTGGATAGGTATGGATGCCACAATCATGCCTGGAGTGACCATAGGCGACGGAGCAATTATTGGAGCCCGCTCCGTAGTAACAAAAGATGTGGAGCCATACACCATTGTCGGCGGTAATCCGGCCAAAGTAATCAGGAAACGATTCGATCCACAAATCATCGAAAAACTCCTGGAGATTCGCTGGTGGAATTGGCCCCAGGAAAAGATACTTGAGAACGTCGACGCCATCACAGGAGCGGATATCACTGCACTCACCATCTAATCGTTATTGCCAAGAAAAATGAACGGTTGGAAATTTGATCAATCGGGCTTACGCACAGTTCCACAGCTAACACAGCTTGTACTGTCTGCCTTAAGGAAATCCCCAATGTGTGTACCAAGTGTGTACCGAAGTGTACCCAAAATCCCGGTACACACCAGAGTACACACAAGTGGTGCCGGCTTGGGCTGGATTACACTGGACAGTATCAGCCATAAAACGCAAAAAAGCCCCTGAAATTCAGGGGCTTTTTTGCGTCCATAAAGGACATTAAAAATCTATTTAATGGTGGGCAATACAAGATTCGAACTTGTGGCCTTCAGCTCCGGAGGCTGACACTCTATCCAACTGAGCTAATTGCCCACGCAGAAAGACTTACTATCCACCACAATGCTTTTCTGTCAAGGAAAAAGTCTTTAATTTCGTAATATATTCAATATAGAATTGCCACGTAATCCCTTCTTTGTTCAGTAGTTCTTATATCTCATCCTGATTTATATTATTTTTGTATTAAGTGTAGTGATTTGAATCGCTGATTAATTTTCACAAAACGACATCTTAAAGACAAAATCGTAACATATTGTTGACGCGATCTAGTTTGTTGAGTAATAACGAAA is a window of Maridesulfovibrio sp. DNA encoding:
- a CDS encoding CatB-related O-acetyltransferase, encoding MLDATVKYPMVMPDGTVIRSVVQLNHVIDHPRIVVGDFTYYSNFKEVEDYAAEIAPYLFPLSLEKLIIGKFVQMAHGSRFVTSTANHNMSGFSTYPFNNFTMTSKTTREDIQAMFDTPDRKGDTIVGNDVWIGMDATIMPGVTIGDGAIIGARSVVTKDVEPYTIVGGNPAKVIRKRFDPQIIEKLLEIRWWNWPQEKILENVDAITGADITALTI